CTCACAACATACCCCAGTTACGCAGCTTACTTAAGACGCTCACAACAGACCTTCTTTGTTACTGGGTGCAccagaaaacatgtcagcagtgtcaTACGTCAGCAgcgttgtgaacgcgctcacagcAGACCCGGAAGAGACGAcgatgctgaataaagttgttgttttttatttttggaccaaaatgtattttcgatgcttcaaaaaattctaactgaacctctgatgtcacatggactactttgaagatgtttttattatctttctggacatggacagtataccgtacatacattttcaatggagggtcagaaagcttttggactaaatctaaaatatcttaaactgtgttacgaagatgaatggaggtcttacgggtttggaacgacatgagggtgagtcattaatgacattattaaaatttttcggtgaactaaccctttaatgctttcatacaaacatacaatcataataattcaatatttatgaTTACACTGATCCCTGACTGGTCTAACACCAGGCTGGGAAATAGCAGTGTTGATAACTGGCGAACCTAACTGATTAGAAAAGATTGCGATTTAAACTTAAACTTGAGTTTAAGTTTATACTGGGTTTGAATTTAGAGCAATAAGTGTTTTGCCATGATGGTTCTATGAATCTACAGATTTGTGAGAGACATAGAAAAGTAGAGTTCAGGTAGATGGGGCTAAACTTTACCATCAGCCTGCTCCTGGGAAACTGCGCTATCATCTGCAAAACATCTTGTGCCTGAAATGTTACCATAGTCAAATATCGGCCCTTCCAGCAATGTCACAATATCCAGCCGATTGATCTTAGTCAGGACTGCAGTTAAGGCATCcgctaaaaggaaaaaaaaaaagatattcatgGTTGCACATATTAGCTGAACAATAAATTTAGCCTTTAAGTTGTTTCACTTATAATGGCTTAGAATATGATTTGGAAACAGAAGTCTGTCCCTGCCCAAACCCCACCCACCTTTCTCCTCTCTGTATGATTTACCCTTATTCAGAAAATATGTAGTGCATAGGCACACTTACTTGTAGCGTTTTTACCATCTCGGCTAACCCATTTCTTTAATAGCATGAAACTCTGAGCTGTCAATGAGTTGGGGTTTTCCACACGGATTTGATTTATCTCATCAACCGAAAATTCCATTTCCCTGGCCAGCTCTGCAAcacattaaatatagattaacGACTCCTCTGTCTTTACCACTCCCCCCGTACACATGTGCGCAGTACTGCAGTGACTGCAGATGGCACACCCTACTGATCGCAGCAGCACCGATGCTTTGAGAATCAACAACAAATAATTCAAAGTCAtatgtgcaaaaaataataatactaaaaagcagcatttaggggtaaaaatgtgacattatttGCACAGATGACATTATTACAGAGATATAAACATATAGAGTATATTTGTGCTAAGGTGCAATGCAACACTTTATCCTCTAGGTGGTGTCGTTTCTCACCAGTCCAACTCAGGCCAAGATGATCCGCCACAATAGCCATACGTACATCTGTTCTTTCACAGGGGCTCTGAGGGCCTGAGAGCAGAAGATGGAAAGCCATGAAAatctttaaaacataatattcagAGAAgtatttagaaaagtaataaatcAGACTACCCTTTTCTGATCAAGTCAAGATAATTAAAAGTTTGGGggagatttttgcatttttaagccACAACAAAATGAGTCAATATCCAAATAACAGGTGAGGGGAGATTGATCAGAAAAGagttgcaaaaatattttgatatagtCAATTATCTTGTTAGTGGTTTTAAGAGGTTAGATTTGTAAAGAATGCATCTAACCAATCTATTTGGAAATGTTTAAACCTTCTTACAGTATACTCTTACcagaaacacaacaaataaattgcaaaaaagaCATGATTCAAATGTCTCTACAGCTACAGCAGAGGGTCAAATGCGAATTCACAGTATCAAATGAAACTAAACATGCGGTATCTTTGGTGCTGTGCTAGGACTGTGTGTCTGCGTGGGCTCACAAGATCTATAGGCTTCCTTAACACCTTACACGAAACTAGGAACCAAAAAAATGGCCAGCAACCCACTCACACTGGCATGCTACAGTAAAACTGACTATCCATAGAAAGAGATCTGAAAACAGGTTAAGAGACCAGCACACAAgtacacaaagagagagaaaatgacaaatgacagaGATGACATCTACAGTCAGGTCACACCACAGGCAATCACAACGGCTCATGCAACTAAGATCATACAAGTGTAAAGTTTTACAAACTAGGCTTGATCTCCACGCCGGGGGCCACTTGAGGCCCAGCACCCTGACTGCCTTCACCTCCATCAGTCCTcctactcctcctcctcctgtctcTCCTGGACTGCTCAACCTGTGATCTCACGTCTCTAGCAGACCTGGATGTATGGTAGGGTTGCGACGCTTCTGATAAAGATGTGTTCCTTGATGTGCTGCTTTCTTCATCCTTATCATATGCCTGCATCTTTTTCTCTTCACTGGAAAGGCAGTCCACTTGCTTTACTGCACTACTAGGTTTTGAACTACTAGAACTTTTGCCAACCTCACGTAGGGGCTTCTGATCACATTTACTGCCTGATCTACTCACTGGACCGGGTTTTGATCTTTTGTTGTTGGTTATCGTTTTGGTTGGCTGTGTTTTACCTTTCTGTTTGGCTATTGTGGTGGTCCTACATTTCCCAACTGGTGAGGAACTAACATGTTTAACCTTCATCATTGGGATTCTAGATTTAGGCTTCACATCTGGGAATGGATCTAATCGATTCCTGGCTACTGGTCTAATCTTCTGAATTGGTTTAGAAGATACTAGATCTTTTTTACAACCCAGTGGTGGATGAGGTGCTCTCACTGGCAACCTAGACTTTGGTGGCTTTCTTGTAATGTCTTTGCATTTGGAGATTACATCATTCTCTGTACTGCCATTCCTGAAAGTACCAGTGTCCTTTCTGACTGAATCTTCACATGGGTTTATTAATTGAACTGAGCAAAGATCAGACATTAACAGCTGTTCAGTTTGTATGCCGCTTTGTAGCAAGCAGTGTGTTCCAGCATTTAAGGCCTCAAGATTAGCATTATTACTACAGTTTCTGGAATTACTGGAAGTTGTCTGGAGGTATGTTTGTGGTTCTGTCCTCGATGAGTCTGTCATCTGATTGTACTTGCTTGTGCTATAGGTGTCTGGTCCTACTTGATGTGCAGTTTCTGGTGTTTGACCTTGTGAACTATCCCAGTCTACACAAACAAAATCTCTCCTCTCAATGTTGGAAGATTTGAGTCCTACCTTAAAAGAAGAACATAAAGAACTGACTTCTGAATAGGGGGGAGGCTCCATGTCATGAGATGTGTCAGAGTGGTCAGTGCATATCTGAATGATATTGTATGATATAACCGTGTTGTCCTCCATCTTAACTTGTGCTCTCTCAACTATCTGTGGATTTGAGGTGACTACATTTGGTTTTCTGACCCCATCCCCTATCCTCCCTCCTAATGTATGCTCACCGATCTGAAAAAATTGCAGCCTCTCTTCAACAAAATCCCGCTTGCTCATGTCAATCGCACCACTGCGGGTCATCTCAAACATCTTCCCTTCGTGGAAGGGGAAAGGGTTTGGCTCGCTAGTTGGTGTGCTTTCATCGGTTGGGGTTCTTGCAGGAGTTGTGTCAGGGGTTGTTGCTGTAGACTTGTCATCTACTGCTAGCCCAAACGGCTTGGGCTCATCATCTTTTATTCTAGCGTCCACTACTTCATCTTCTCCTCCCTTGCTTGACCAAGGATCAAAGCCTTTTGTTGCAACAGTTTTAAAAGGCGTATTAAACTCCTCATCTAGCTTGTAACTAAAGTAAGTTTCAGACAATCCTTGATCAGATTGTTTTCCATCCTTTTCACCGTCCTTTCCATTCCTTTTGTTTGAGGGATCAGTCTTAGCTTTGGTCTTTTTGTAATCCTCAGCTGGTGATTCTTCATGAATTACTTCAAGTTTACTTTGGCAACGGTCACTTGGTCTAGACATATTATCTAATGCCCAAAGATCCTTTCTGTTTTCATTGGGAAATCCAAATGGTTTGGCAATAGATTCACTTAAGCCGTCATCCTCATCTTGAAGTTCATATCCATCAAGAGAGTCGATCTCAGTGGCATCAGTGTCATGAGAGAACTCTGCAGTTGTCGCTATTGAGCAATCTGTGATGGACTGATCATTGCCATTTTGTTCATAATCATAATCTTCTGCTTTTCCATTATCATTTGCCCCTTGTTCTTTATCGTTTCCATTCTTGTCCGTTTTTTTGGATGGGCTTTTCATCAAATCTTTGTCCTCATCTATCTTAAAGGTATATTTCTTTATTGGAATAGGTTTAAAGACAGATTCCTCCTCCGCACTTGAATCACTATCATTAGCTCCTGGGGGCACAGGAGATGGAGGCTGGACTCTTATTATAGGTTCAGCAAGAAGATGTTTATCATGCTCCTCTTGGAGATTTACTTCCATCAATTCAGTCTCAGCCTCTGAGGAAGGAGTTGACCCTTTTTTCTCAGGCTGTGAGGAATCAGAATCCAAGGGTGGTGGAGGAGGGAACTCTATATATGCAACTCTTTTGTTTTGTGTCCCCTGGCCATTTTCGTGCTTACCATTGGCTCCTTTTTCTGGTCCAGATTCTGTCAAATGAATAGCTTTGCCTTGCTCACTATCTTCTGACTCCTCTGAAACCTCAGCTATTGGGCTTGCAATACCTggcataaatgcaataaatggatCAGGGGTTCTTGAGGTGAGATCATAGCTGACCTCTTCTGAGCTTGGTGTCTCTGGAGTCATAGGACTTTTGCCAGAGCTATCGATAAAAGAGAACTGTTCTAAAGTGTCATCATCTGGGCTGCCTTGAGGAGATGTGGGCTGTTTCTGTTTAACTGCATAAATTGTTCGGCTTTCTGAGCTAACCATCTTTTTGAATGTTCCATTGCTTCCTCCTCCTCCCATATCTTTGTCAGACTGTTTCCCTACTTGAACACTTACATAGACTGGTAAAGTTTTAAGCCCTTTGAAACTTTCTCTTGTTGTAACGGTGGATATTTTTTCGACCAAACTACTGTCACTTAGACCACTTGTTCTACTTTCAGCAGAGACCTCTTCAGACTTCTTTGTTGCAGCTTCCTCTCTCTGTAACTCTGAACGGCCCTGAACCCTTGGTTTGGTCAGGGTAGGTATTTGCGATGGGCTCTTTTCGGATAATTTAGTTAATGTGTCTTGATTTGCCTTCTTTGACTGATTATTGTCTGAAGAACCAGGTGATGTTCTCACAGGAATATGAGATTCTGTCTTTTTCATAAGGGTCTTTATCTGAAAGTCATTCCTACTGATATTATCCTTAGAGAATGAAGCTGTTTTAACTGTCTCATTTTTAATGTCACCCTTTAAAAACTGCTGCTCTTTAATATCATTAATTGCACTATGCCTGTCTACAATATTTCCATCTTTCAAATCTTGAGAGTCAACTTTAGTAGAGCTCTCCCGAGATTTATCAAACTCTTGatctttcattttctcaaaatgagaaGCTCTTTTAACAACAGTATCTGATTTTTCAGGTAAACATTTTTCACCCAACTGTGTTGAGACAATAGTACTGCTACTTTTATCGTTTTCTGTTAGTTTTTTAGGAGGTGGGTGTCCTTCGTCTGTGGAATCAGCTTTTGAACCACCGTAAAACTGATACACTGGTAATTTACTTTCTGTTAGTTTCTTAACTGGTTGTTTTGATTGTGTTAGAGGCACATTCTGATCCTGTTTCTGTGCTTCTATTTCAAACTTTTGTCGAACAGAACTCACTCTAAAAGTCTTAACGGGGACTGGGGGGCCTGCATCACCTGTCTTTGTCTGCTTAAGATCTTCGTGCTGTTTTGGCTTGTCCTCACTGAACTGTGATAGCATATGCCTCTCGGGACTGTTTGGCAGACTTGCACTTTTCCTTTCATTTGTGCTGCCAAACATCTTCTGTCTGCCTTTGTCCCATTCCTCAGCTGCAGTCTTTTGCTTTTTCTCAGGGCTGCTGCACGTTGAGCTCGGCCCTGACTGTGTCTCTCGTGATAATCTTGTTGGTTTCTTTTTCTCAGGGGACTGGAGCTCATCATTTAACTTTTCAGTTTTGTCCCTAAAAAACTGTGAAACTTCACTCAGTTTCTCCTCTGCCTCTTTAATGGTCCGATCTACTCTATCTTCATATATGAGCTTCTCTCTGTTCCTGTCCTGCCTATCCTGGGCGAATCTCATCCACACCGCATGTTTAGGGCTACCGGGTTCTGTGGTATAATGTAATACTGTAACTTTGTCATATTGCTCATCTTGTGGGGGATATTTACCTGATTTCTCTGATGCATCCCTTGCTGACTTTAATTTGGACTGCTTCCTGGGGCCAGCTACTTTTTCTCCATATATGCCTTCTGCCCCATGGACCTCAGTGGCTACGCTATGCGCCTGATCTGCCACTGAGTCCTCAGTATCAGAATGTGATATGTCTAATTTTTCTGAGAGCAACATTTTTTcagcaaacctgtatgactcccCTCTCAACTCAGATAACTCATCATCATGATACTCAATAGAATGCTGGCTTAGAAGTTTTAAAGCTTTATATGACTCATCTGCAATAAGCTGAGCTGAACCTGGACGAGACTCTTCCTCTTGGGAAACAGGTGTATTGACTCTGGATGTGTCTAAGAAGGACGGAAGTGATTCCTCAGCAGTAAGTTCCTCCTCATCTTGAAGAGTCTCATAATCACCATCAACCCTTTCAACAAGCTCCTTAAGACCTCGGTCACTCCTGCATATAAACTCTGGATGCTTTTTAGTCTCTCTGATTATAACTTCTGTCGGGTCAGTTGTGTTGCCCTTTTCTATGTGAACCTCAATAATTCTCTCAACTTTGGGTTTTTTGTCCTTTTCGAGGAACCGTGGGGACAATTCATCTCCTTTAATGGCATCTTGGCCAGTTTTGTGCTCAAATAAACCGGCAAATTCTTTGGAAGGGTCTCTTCCAGACTGAAAAGCTTTCATTATGTCTCGGACTGACATTGTTTCTCCAGCATCTTTCAGTTGAGGTTTGTGGTAGACCATTCGAGTTGTAGTGGTGATATGAGTTTCTTCTTTGACGCAGGCCAGTTCCTCAGAGCTGGCTTTCATCTGCAAGGCTTTTACCTTATCTTTGATCGAGCTAACTGCTGGCTCAGGCTCAACCGGAGGCTTTAAAACTGCTGCCTCATCCATTAGTGGCTCACAGACCTCCTCAGGATGTTCATAGCTCCTGATGACGTGAACAACCTCAGTTCTGGTTTCTGTTATGACAGGGGGAATAGGCAGATCTGTGAAGGGGGGTTTGGGCCCTGTGCTCTCTGCACTTTGAGGAGCTGATGGGGTCTTTTCACTTCTGGTTTCAAAACCACTATCTGAGAGGGGACTCTTATCTTGTTCATGGGAAAAGTCATCAGGAGATTCCAGGATAGCATCTGTGCCATTGTAGGAATCTGCTAACTTACTCAAGTCTTTCTCTGAGGGAGAGGTCCGCATACCTGTGGGTGGCATTTTGAGCTTGTGCTCCGGTTTTATGGTACGCTTTTGTTTTTCCTCCCCTTCCTTCTTTATTTCATCATACCTGCTCTTTACATCAGCTATTTTTGAAAGGGAACTGGCACCAAGATCATTCATTAAGTAATCAACCACTTTAGCTAAATTGAGATCTTTGTCTGGCACTGACTGTGGCCCGACAGGAAGAGTTGGTTCAAATGTTGGCAGGGAACGCATGGCACTCTGTCGTGCCTCCTCAATTTCATCTTTGGAGAACTCTTCCCATTCATCTTCTGAGGCCCTGTCTTTACTTGAGCTTTTGGCCTCGCTCAGGACATCTTTTGTAAGAATTTCACTAACTTTGACAAGGTCCTCTTTAACTTTCTCAACCAAACTGAAAGGCTCTTCATCCTCCACCCTGGACTCTTTAAAAACATGCGAGTGGAAGCTTTTGGCTGTGGTTGATGAGTCAGTTTGTAAGATTGCAGtcattcttatcagatcttcctTCATATCTGCCACATCCTTAAGAATCTCTTGACTGGATGTCAATGTGGGTGCAGCAGCAGCTTTTAGGACTGTTGGGGAAATAAAAAGTGAGGGCTTTGAGGGTTTAATCCGTGATGTTGAGGACTGTGCTTGGGTGTGTGTCTGAGGTGTGATTGTTATTTTTTCTGGGAGTTTCTTCCCCTGGGGTTCAGGAAGCACACTGACCACGGAGAATACCGGAACGGACATGGAAATGGGTGATATTGATGTGGTGGTAGTGGCTGGTGATCTAAGGGTATCGTAAACAGAACTTGATAAATTTGATCTTAAAGGTGAAGATACAGATTTTAGTGCACTATAATTTGACGTTAAGCCAGCAGTAAGTGTTTTCTCAGCCTCACTGAAGGCTGCACCAACACTGGCCGTAGCTGCTTGCGTTGTGGCCTGTATCCGTTCTTGTAAGCTGTAAACCCCTCCTGTAAACAGACGGGAAGATGCAGAGGAGGATGAGGGGTATTTTATCGGTGAAATGGATCCGTTTAGCAGGACTGTTTCAGTACTGGATATTGTAGGCTTAGCTGATGAAGAAAGTGATGACAGAATCGTACCCCTAGCTGCATCTGTGGTTGTTTTAATAGAGGACAAGCTTGATATGTTTCGAATGG
This region of Cyprinus carpio isolate SPL01 chromosome B12, ASM1834038v1, whole genome shotgun sequence genomic DNA includes:
- the LOC109100368 gene encoding ankyrin-3-like isoform X23 is translated as MEDGIDVESTDSNASYLRAARAGNLEKALDYIKSGVDINICNQNGLNALHLASKEGHVEVVAELIKLGATVDAATKKGNTALHIASLAGQVDVVKELVTNRANINAQSQNGFTPLYMAAQENHLDVVKFLLDNGSSQSIATEDGFTPLAVALQQGHDQVVSLLLENDTKGKVRLPALHIAARKDDTKAAALLLQNDHNADVESKMMVNRTTESGFTPLHIAAHYGNINVATLLLNRGAAVDFKARNDITPLHVASKRGNANMVRLLLERGARIDAKTKDGLTPLHCGARSGHEQVLEMLLDRGAPILSKTKNGLSPLHMATQGDHLNCVQLLLHHEVPVDDVTNDYLTALHVAAHCGHYKVAKVLVDKKANPNAKALNGFTPLHIACKKNRIKVMELLLKHGASIQAVTESGLTPIHVAAFMGHENIVTQLTNHGASPNTMNVRGETALHMAARAGQANVVKFLVANGADVDAKAKDDQTPLHISSRLGKPDIVQQLLQHGASPDATTTSGYTPLHLAARDGHKDVGSILLDNGASLGITTKKGFTPLHVAAKYGKIEVAKLLLQKRAPPDAAGKSGLTPLHVAAHYDNQKVALLLLDQGASPHAAAKNGYTPLHIAAKKNQMEIATTLLEYGADTNATTRQGISPLHLAAQEGNVDMVTLLLARETAINLGNKNGLTPLHLAAQEDKVNVSEVLVNHGATIDPETKMGYTPLHVACHYGNIKMVHFLLKNQAKVNAKTKNGYTPLHQAAQQGHTHIINLLLQHGASPNELTVNGNTALAIARRLGYISVVDTLKVVTEETHTTVTVTEKHKLNVPETMNEVLDMSDDEVRRANVPEMLNEDYISDVDEGEDAMTGDTDKYLGPQDLRELGDDSLPQEGYVGFSVGARTASPKVSLRSFSSDRSNTLNRSSFTRDSMMIEEILAPNKDTGVCREMPTLVDSHFKHLTLAKDYNANSMRRCSWTPETLDNVNLVSSPVHSGISPSPLQYDNRFLVSFMVDARGGSMRGSRHNGMRIIIPPRKCTAPTRITCRLVKRHKLASLPPMVEGEGLASRLVEVGPAGAQFLGPVIVEIPHFGSMRGKERELIMLRSENGETWKEHHYDCKSEDLVELLNGMDEELDSTADLEKKRICRIITKDFPQYFAVVSRIKQESNQMGPDGGVLSSMTVPLVQASFPEGALTKKIRVGLQAQPVPDEAVKKIIGNRATFSPIVTVEPRRRKFHKPITMTLPVPPLSGEGVVNGYKGDPTPSLRLLCSITGGTSPAQWEDITGTTPLTFMNDCVSFTTNVSARFWLADCHQTPETVGLATQLYRELICVPYMAKFVVFAKMNDPVESSLRCFCMTDDKVDKTLEQQENFEEVARSKDIEVLEGKPIYVDCYGNLAPLTKAGQQLVFNFYAFKENRLPFCVKVRDSSQEPCGRLSFLREPKTSKGLAQTAICNLNITLPGLKKDVDSDPEEETEKPERRHTFASLALRKRYSYLTEPGTKTVERSTTRTLPAGYAHKPVFSTRSYQAWSTAPITVPGQTKCGLGSLSSSPSNTPSVSPLKSVWSISSASPIKSTLGTSNASPAKSVSDVASPIRTYRSMSSPIKTVVQQPQNQVQISSSLLSSPGKTGTDPVSIKGLAASLSSRANLISSPGSMLDRTFTTVTQADSIKSTTNTYTSSFKSTLAPSSIVASSPIRNISSLSSIKTTTDAARGTILSSLSSSAKPTISSTETVLLNGSISPIKYPSSSSASSRLFTGGVYSLQERIQATTQAATASVGAAFSEAEKTLTAGLTSNYSALKSVSSPLRSNLSSSVYDTLRSPATTTTSISPISMSVPVFSVVSVLPEPQGKKLPEKITITPQTHTQAQSSTSRIKPSKPSLFISPTVLKAAAAPTLTSSQEILKDVADMKEDLIRMTAILQTDSSTTAKSFHSHVFKESRVEDEEPFSLVEKVKEDLVKVSEILTKDVLSEAKSSSKDRASEDEWEEFSKDEIEEARQSAMRSLPTFEPTLPVGPQSVPDKDLNLAKVVDYLMNDLGASSLSKIADVKSRYDEIKKEGEEKQKRTIKPEHKLKMPPTGMRTSPSEKDLSKLADSYNGTDAILESPDDFSHEQDKSPLSDSGFETRSEKTPSAPQSAESTGPKPPFTDLPIPPVITETRTEVVHVIRSYEHPEEVCEPLMDEAAVLKPPVEPEPAVSSIKDKVKALQMKASSEELACVKEETHITTTTRMVYHKPQLKDAGETMSVRDIMKAFQSGRDPSKEFAGLFEHKTGQDAIKGDELSPRFLEKDKKPKVERIIEVHIEKGNTTDPTEVIIRETKKHPEFICRSDRGLKELVERVDGDYETLQDEEELTAEESLPSFLDTSRVNTPVSQEEESRPGSAQLIADESYKALKLLSQHSIEYHDDELSELRGESYRFAEKMLLSEKLDISHSDTEDSVADQAHSVATEVHGAEGIYGEKVAGPRKQSKLKSARDASEKSGKYPPQDEQYDKVTVLHYTTEPGSPKHAVWMRFAQDRQDRNREKLIYEDRVDRTIKEAEEKLSEVSQFFRDKTEKLNDELQSPEKKKPTRLSRETQSGPSSTCSSPEKKQKTAAEEWDKGRQKMFGSTNERKSASLPNSPERHMLSQFSEDKPKQHEDLKQTKTGDAGPPVPVKTFRVSSVRQKFEIEAQKQDQNVPLTQSKQPVKKLTESKLPVYQFYGGSKADSTDEGHPPPKKLTENDKSSSTIVSTQLGEKCLPEKSDTVVKRASHFEKMKDQEFDKSRESSTKVDSQDLKDGNIVDRHSAINDIKEQQFLKGDIKNETVKTASFSKDNISRNDFQIKTLMKKTESHIPVRTSPGSSDNNQSKKANQDTLTKLSEKSPSQIPTLTKPRVQGRSELQREEAATKKSEEVSAESRTSGLSDSSLVEKISTVTTRESFKGLKTLPVYVSVQVGKQSDKDMGGGGSNGTFKKMVSSESRTIYAVKQKQPTSPQGSPDDDTLEQFSFIDSSGKSPMTPETPSSEEVSYDLTSRTPDPFIAFMPGIASPIAEVSEESEDSEQGKAIHLTESGPEKGANGKHENGQGTQNKRVAYIEFPPPPPLDSDSSQPEKKGSTPSSEAETELMEVNLQEEHDKHLLAEPIIRVQPPSPVPPGANDSDSSAEEESVFKPIPIKKYTFKIDEDKDLMKSPSKKTDKNGNDKEQGANDNGKAEDYDYEQNGNDQSITDCSIATTAEFSHDTDATEIDSLDGYELQDEDDGLSESIAKPFGFPNENRKDLWALDNMSRPSDRCQSKLEVIHEESPAEDYKKTKAKTDPSNKRNGKDGEKDGKQSDQGLSETYFSYKLDEEFNTPFKTVATKGFDPWSSKGGEDEVVDARIKDDEPKPFGLAVDDKSTATTPDTTPARTPTDESTPTSEPNPFPFHEGKMFEMTRSGAIDMSKRDFVEERLQFFQIGEHTLGGRIGDGVRKPNVVTSNPQIVERAQVKMEDNTVISYNIIQICTDHSDTSHDMEPPPYSEVSSLCSSFKVGLKSSNIERRDFVCVDWDSSQGQTPETAHQVGPDTYSTSKYNQMTDSSRTEPQTYLQTTSSNSRNCSNNANLEALNAGTHCLLQSGIQTEQLLMSDLCSVQLINPCEDSVRKDTGTFRNGSTENDVISKCKDITRKPPKSRLPVRAPHPPLGCKKDLVSSKPIQKIRPVARNRLDPFPDVKPKSRIPMMKVKHVSSSPVGKCRTTTIAKQKGKTQPTKTITNNKRSKPGPVSRSGSKCDQKPLREVGKSSSSSKPSSAVKQVDCLSSEEKKMQAYDKDEESSTSRNTSLSEASQPYHTSRSARDVRSQVEQSRRDRRRRSRRTDGGEGSQGAGPQVAPGVEIKPSPQSPCERTDVRMAIVADHLGLSWTELAREMEFSVDEINQIRVENPNSLTAQSFMLLKKWVSRDGKNATTDALTAVLTKINRLDIVTLLEGPIFDYGNISGTRCFADDSAVSQEQADGYHNIELELKSPSEVTYEPPTPLCEDDFFSEDIRLKFPSSAPVRPSELSLPNTSGPVSADTKPPTVMAEDTSIGGRESVSQEDGSAEDDFGVNKESASPSEQHDSEGASKKSDVFPNSPVKEQKEVQPKLPICVSASEAPGESGKSGFDEEDEDMTQEKIKSLLENINLEEGSEDEEMTEERLQAILSQVQLAEKDMSLVSGLQSETSGTNGKTATLSQGLNTVTQGQRESSQELVSSTPGVQTERQNGEHPELQAKARLSSDASESSSKPKGKARKDSGQEGVSSEALEDRGPNNRGEDISKPKVQQEACRDNESSSDEEETVTTRVYRRRVILKGDQARNIPVETVTEEQFTDEDGNMVTRKVIRKVVRRTAGVEEKGRRKRGKRSQQANRAEQEEQGGPGPHREHTEAGEGGKGIKKEGRQREKVVQS